In the Sandaracinaceae bacterium genome, one interval contains:
- a CDS encoding DUF1517 domain-containing protein yields the protein MHRGIWGAIIALALVFVANDALAQRRGGSFGGSRFGSRSRSSSSGSRSSGSRSYGSSSSSRRSYGSGTTSSPSSPSYGSGSTTPSTRPSYGTPPRTTGAGGLGTRSRASRRGGGCGWGLGGGLCCFLLVAGGLGLLVFSRVRKGAPPSVSAHAGQDAMHVHRLSLGIDWRARREMQDTLKRLAETGDTQSEQGLAHLLRETVLALRRAELSWLYVSQESFGPLSPQQAEQRFQQIATRARAAYQTERVRGAGGEVVTQDAPEMRAHPNEGEGTVVVHLVVAAERPLQALQSPDAAQIRMALDNRSAVTAQQLVALEVVWSPADENDRMSTAELEQFYPEMKLIDPNSIAGRLFCTYCKGPFAMELLTCPHCGAPAEESQHNRTPPGASG from the coding sequence ATGCATCGGGGAATCTGGGGTGCGATCATCGCGCTGGCGCTCGTGTTCGTGGCCAACGACGCGCTGGCGCAGCGGCGCGGGGGGAGCTTCGGAGGGAGCCGCTTCGGCAGCCGGAGCCGCAGCTCGAGCTCCGGCTCGCGCAGCTCGGGCTCGCGAAGCTACGGTTCCTCGAGCTCGAGCCGACGCAGCTACGGATCGGGAACCACGTCTTCCCCGTCCTCCCCGTCCTACGGCTCCGGCTCGACGACCCCCTCGACCCGGCCTTCGTACGGCACGCCGCCCAGGACCACCGGCGCGGGTGGGCTCGGCACACGGAGCCGCGCGTCGCGACGCGGCGGAGGCTGCGGCTGGGGCCTCGGGGGCGGGCTCTGCTGCTTCCTGCTGGTCGCCGGGGGGCTCGGGCTGCTCGTCTTCAGCCGCGTGCGAAAGGGGGCTCCGCCCTCGGTGAGCGCCCACGCGGGGCAAGACGCGATGCACGTGCACAGGTTGAGTCTCGGCATCGATTGGCGCGCGCGCCGCGAGATGCAGGACACGTTGAAGCGCCTCGCGGAGACGGGAGACACGCAGTCCGAGCAGGGGCTCGCCCACCTGCTGCGAGAGACGGTGCTCGCGCTCCGGCGGGCGGAGCTGTCGTGGCTCTACGTCTCACAGGAGAGCTTCGGCCCGCTCTCACCCCAGCAGGCGGAGCAGCGGTTCCAGCAGATCGCGACCCGCGCGCGCGCCGCCTACCAGACGGAGCGGGTGCGCGGCGCGGGGGGCGAGGTCGTCACCCAGGACGCGCCCGAGATGCGGGCGCACCCGAACGAGGGCGAGGGCACGGTCGTGGTGCACCTGGTGGTGGCGGCGGAGCGGCCGCTCCAGGCGCTCCAGAGCCCGGACGCGGCGCAGATCCGGATGGCGCTCGACAACCGGTCGGCGGTGACCGCGCAGCAGCTCGTCGCGCTCGAGGTGGTGTGGTCGCCGGCCGACGAGAACGACCGGATGAGCACGGCCGAGCTCGAGCAGTTCTACCCGGAGATGAAGCTGATCGACCCGAACAGCATCGCAGGGCGGCTCTTCTGCACGTACTGCAAGGGCCCGTTCGCGATGGAGCTGTTGACCTGCCCGCACTGCGGCGCGCCCGCGGAGGAGAGCCAGCACAACCGCACGCCGCCCGGGGCCTCGGGGTGA